Within Saccharomycodes ludwigii strain NBRC 1722 chromosome IV, whole genome shotgun sequence, the genomic segment GTCCCTCTCAGTATATCCTCTCTGCGACATAACACATGGTCCTTGTAAAGTTATAAgctaaaaacaatattttttattaagcttgtttttaaattaattttttttctttttttctttttttttaagtgtTTGTCCTATAACGCATCCAGCGTTGTTGATTGTTTTTACTCATTATTTTTCCATTGCTCATTGATAATttgattgaaaaaaaatatatagatGGTATATATGTCTATACTGTGcgccaatttttttagtgtTAGTAGTAGAAATATTACTTGTTTGTTAACGAAAAAACTtggtaaatatatatatccatacgcataaacaaaattaactaaaaaaaaatatatttgtgACAATGTCTAATACTTCAGAATCAGATGTCAAACACATATTGAATTTTGTGGAAAACAACGATGTCCAATTTTTATCTAGTCATttggaattaaaaaaatctgCACTAGGAGGAATTGGTGTTTTCGCTACACAGGACATAGAAGCAGAACATATCTTATTAAGAGTACCTAAATCTAGCATATTTACAGCAGAAAATAGCACTATTGCTAATGCATTAGTAGATGCAGAAATTGATGGCATGTTGGCTTTGAATATTGCGTTTATATACGAAGTTTCTGTTTTTAAGGAAAAGTCACACTGGTTTGAATATTTGCGCACCATTAAATGGGTTGATAATGAAGGCCAATTGTATTTACCACCGAGCTATTACGAAGAtgcaaaaagaaaacaatatCTACGTGGTACCACATTGGACACTATGTATAATGGATTATCTCCACAGAGTGAAGTAGAAAATGGGTTTTCCATAGCGTGTGATTTGGCTGTTAAAATTTCATCGGAGTATCATCTAGAAATACCGAAAATTTTTGCAACAGAAAACTTGGATGATAAACAAATATGGAGAAATCTGTTAGAGTTTGTTAGTGTAGGATATTCTATCTCTTCTCGTTGTTTTGAAATAGATCGGTACCACCAGTATGGCCTAGTAATTATTGCCGATTTATTTAACCATCATGTCACTTCACCAGATGTGCATTTTGAATCTGTGTTTGATGTTTGCGATAAATGTGGTGAGGTTGGCGAATGTGGGCATATAATAgcagaagaaaaattaactgCAATTGaagaattacaaaaaaagcCAGAAAAAATTGGCACTTTTGATCACAAGCAATTGGACAATTTTACAAGACAGcttgaaaataatcaaGAGCTCTCTGACGATGAATTACTTGAAAATCCAAACGAAACATTTATTGAGGATAGAGTTATTCAGGGGATAATTCCAGATGAATGCGTGGATATTAGGTTAGTGAATAATGTTAAGAAAGGAGaggaaatttttaattcatatGGAGAACTGTCCAATTCTCTTCTTTTGGCAAGATACGGGTTTGTTGTGGAGAATAATCCATGTGACGTGGTAAATATGGCTGATGCAGTGATTCAATATAGTAGGAAAGCATCGGCGGATCTTAAGGCACGTATTGATTGGTGGAAAGATATGGGGCAtgagttttattttgtttggtATGAAAGCAAAAGATCTGAAGAGGAGGAGGAAGATGAAGAGGAAGATGAAGAGGAACCGGAAAATGGCGACTCTCGCGATGGGAAAAATAGTCAAGATGCTCCTTACGATGGTGAAAACATACAGGATGATGGTCAAAAAGAAGATTTTGATAAACCCTCAAAATGGTTGGATGAAATGTTTATTGATAACCAAGGTAAATTAACGCCTTTGATGCTTGCTTTTGTCAAGCTACTaagttttaataaatttgaatGGGAAAAGTTTTATACGGAGGATCCAAATGAATTATGGGATAGAGTGAAATGTTTGGAACTTAATTCCTCTGCCTTGTTaagcaacaaaaaaaccaGAAAGATATTGGAAGATATCGTTGCATTCAAAGCTAAGTGGATCATTCCAAAAGATGCAGATTCTAATATAAAGATTCTTTTGTCCAgtgaaaattttattttggacCAAGTTCGTTCCAAGtgatatttaatatatatatgtatgtatatatatgcatATTCATCCGTAccttttatttgtttaatataaaaatttttttattcaaacatttcttttttttttttttttttttttattatttttttttttaaaaaatttttttcattgagaatgatttttttcaaacgttataaataaataattatacatatataaaggaatgaaaatgaagaaaagaaaaaaaaaaaatttttcattttcattactTCATTTTCCtctattattcttttttgctGAAGATGAATATATTATGTATTGATTActccttttcttcttaaaaaaaaacttatattattaatataaaaaaaaaaaaagaaaaacccTCCCCCAAggataataattataatagaAATGTCTCGTCCACAAGTTACTGTTCAATCATTGACTGGTGAAGCCACCTCCAGTGCTTTGCCATTACCAGCTGTTTTTTCTGCTCCAATTCGTGCTGATATTGTTCGCACTGTTTTCACTTCTGTTAACAAGAACAAGAGACAAGCTTACGCTGTTGCTTCCAACGCTGGTGAACAAACATCTGCTGAGTCCTGGGGTACTGGTCGTGCTGTTGCCCGTATTCCACGtgttggtggtggtggtacCCACAGATCCGGTCAAGCTGCATTTGGTAACATGTGTCGTGGTGGTCGTATGTTTGCTCCAACCAAGACCTGGAGAAAATGGAATGTCAAAGTTAACCACAACGAAAAGAGATATGCTACTGCCTCTGCTATTGCTGCCTCTGCCGTTTCCTCTTTAGTTTTGGCTAGAGGTCACAGAGTCGAAAAGGTTCAAGAAATTCCATTAGTTGTTTCCTCCGACTTGGAATCTGTCACCAAGACCAAGGAAGCCGTTGCTGCTTTGAAGGCTGTTGGTGCTCATGCTGATGTCGTCAAGGTTATCAAGTCCAAGAAATTGAGAGCTGGTAAAGGTAAGTACAGAAACAGAAGATTTACTCAAAGAAAAGGTCCATTAGTTGTTTACGCTGAAGACAAAGGTTTGGTCAAGGCTTTTAGAAACATTCCAGGTGTTGAAACTGCTAATGTTGCTTCTTTGGGCTTATTGCAATTGGCCCCAGGTGCCCATTTGGGTAGATTTGTTATCTGGACTGAAACTGCTTTTGCTAAGTTGGATCAAGTTTGGGGTTCTGAAACTGTTGCTTCTGCTAAATCTGGTTACTCCTTGCCATCCAACGTTGTTTCTTCCACTGATATCACTAGAATTATCAACTCTTCTGAAATTCAAACTGTTGTCAGACCAGCTGGTCAATCAACTCAAAAACGTTCTCATGTCTTGAAGAAGAACCCATTGAAGAACAAACAAGTTTTGTTGAGATTGAACCCATACGCCAAAGTTTTTGCTGCTGAAAAGTTAGGTTCCAAAAAGATTGAACAAGCCAAAGCTAAAGCTGCCGGTGCTGAATTCAGTTCTACTTTGAAGCACGATTAGGTTAATTTATGTACTTTtgtataaatttaatagaattgtatttcaatttttttttttaattgaataatGGCTATCATTTATGAAGAGATTCTTCACAAaagacattttttttggctttCAATAATGttctaaaaattttttttcttattattagctTATTTGCTATCAATGCGATTTTCATTTAACAGCAGATTCTGATAAGATGATAAGATATTGCGCAGAAAATTAGTTCTATGCTAATCcttatcttttcttttttacaaaTGTTATTTGTATGAGCAAATAGCATTGGTCTGAGACAAtcgacaaaaaaaaatgactaTAGGTTCTTTATCAAAATagtttccaattttttttatgcgTATCAATCTAAACACACATATGATTTTTGAGCCAAATATTCTTATATTAGCAATCATGATACCCGACATTATAATTGAAAATGATCTGTAAATGTTATAAATGTACATCTTTATAGACTTTATACAGTTTCTAAATTAACCTTTTTTATATGACGTGGggaattataatattagaGGGCTAatccaattttattattgtatggcatttttaaatcagCAATTTATTCTGTATTATAGATACCTATTTACCCgcttataataaaaatactgaTAGTAAccatttttgaaaagaaCTACCGCAATTATACATCaaggaacaaaaaaattttgaattttcaTTTCTCTTTTATACCTGTTTACATCTTGCTTTAGGTTATTTTAGTTGTAAGTTTTTACGATTGACTAATATACGTTGTTACTAAATATTGCATTGTTTTCAACTTGACGTGTTATGTTGAGAGGGGTATATGTGGTAAAGCAGGGTCAGTAAACTGATTTAATACCGTATTACTTATGTCAGGACAGATGCAATGGTTTGTTGCTTGATCTTTtgctatatttttaattaataagcTATAACTTATATATTCCCGATTAACTTCATAAtcactttttatttaggACATAGCAATTTGAAATATTCTTCAACCTCAAAGGGCAGTTTCCTAGcttgttattatttctgCAGTGAGTATTTGTTGTGATAAAATAGCACTCTATTTTAAGGCACAATGTAGATTCACTCTCGGTAGCCAAGTTGGTTTAAGGCGCAAGACTGTAATTAGATGATCAATTTCGATTAGTAATCTTGAGATCGGGTGTTCGACTCACCCCCGGGAGAAGAATTTtagtaatttatttttttaagcGGAGGTGTATTTCCTtcgaatttttttttttttttttttgtgggAGACTAATCTATAAATTATCCATGTTCACTAGAGCTTATGGACAACAATGGTATTACGTAGTATGAGATACATGCATGTGCGGTCCGCCTAACgctaatgaaaaaaaaaaaaaattttttttaagctGTTGCAAGCAACTGacataacaataataaaataatgtaAGATTATATTGTAGAAGATTTTGAGTAATCAAAGAACGATTGGGATGTTTATTGAATCTCCGTATCAATCTTTTAAATGTCACGGCATCAGAATAATTTccccaatttttttttgtttctgcTATATAAAGTAGAATTAAACGGTGTACGATTATATCTATTTAGCTGCGTATGTTTCTGAGATATTTCATACGGCatcagtaaaaaaaattgtaatcTTAAAGGTAGTGGTAGATAAAGATGAgcatatataattatatatcctaaaagaaagagagagagaaaaaagaatactTTCTACGGcaccaagaaaaaaaaagagaattaAAGGCATcacttatttttatcttaatGCCTTTTACACGTGAATGTGAAAGTACGGCAgcagtttattttttatttatttgttaataaaatattctatctaatcaaaacaaaacaaaaaggtttattttatatacacATTACTTCTTGCCCCtttattgttttgttaGATATTTTccataatattaataattatgtTCTCCGTCAATTCCTTAGGAACAAACTGtgatgaaacaaaaaaattaatcaaatcaaaaaatgaCGACAAtgagaataataaaagtaataattgtgtatttaaaataaagaataaaaaatttatttttactttgcTGCCTCTCCCCAATTGACGAAATTCGGTCAGTAAATTAAAACTGACTTGCTTAAAAATGATAAGATACAATTGCTACCGCCATTTTCTTGGAGAGATAACAGGAATATTATTCAGTGTTTGGTTGGTCGCTTGGTCTCTatactttaattttatttttttatttttttatttttttatttttttattttttttttttttttttttagtttaataaaaaataaaattaaagtgTTATATCTTCGATAGATAAGCTCCATTATCATTACCATCTACTTCCTCCATAGTCTTGTAAGTTAGGTTGTCTCATTTTAACTTTGAttaattgatatttttctaTTGTCATTtggaaagaaataataataataataatgataataatgataatatgaaaaaaaaaaaaaaaaattaaaataaaataaaataaaataaaaaataaagcatCAAACTTGAACTGAATCACAACCACCTGCTCTGTATATAAACAGgcttgttttattttaattttcatacatgttttatatatcaatttttttatcacattttcttgtatatttatttccCTAAATCATCCTacataaaacaaaaacaccATCCCACTTACGAGTGTATTCTTCTCTACCCTCCTCCTAATAGAAACATCACATTTATATTCAAACATACACACAAATATACACATAATAAGCGTgttcattaaaattaaaaacaatgtcTGAGTCATCAAGCaccgaaaaaaaaaatgcctACGTCGTGCAGGATCTCGAAAAAGAAAACCTAGACACAGGTTACTCCATCGACAATGTCTCTAGAGTCGAGACTGCTGCTCCCGATTCTCAATCTGATACACATAAGAGCCGTTGGCAAAACTTTAAGGATTCTTTTAAACCCGTCGAATTGGAAGAATTGGATCCTAACTTAACTGAAGCCGAAAAGATAGCTGTTGCCACTGCTAGATCCCCATTACAAAGAGATTTAACCCCCTTCGCCATTCAGATGATTTCCCTAGGTGGTGCCATTGGTACGGGTTTGTTTGTTGGTTCCGGTAACTCTTTGAGAACTGGTGGTCCAGCCGGTATTTTGATTGGTTATGGTATTTCAGGTACATTTATTTACACTATGATTGTCGCTGCTGGTGAATTGGCTGTCACATTCCCTATTTCCGGGGGTATCGTTACTTACCCAACCAGAATGGTTGAGGAATCCTTTGGTTTTGCTCTTGCTTTCAATTATATGTTTCAATGGTTAGTCGTTCTTCCATTAGAATTAGTCGCTGCATCTATTACTGTCAATTATTGGGGAACACCGGATCGTTACAGAGATGGGTTTGTCGCTTTGTTCTATTTAGTTGTTGTCTGTATCAATTTGTTTGGTGTCAAAGGTTACGGTATGGCTGAATGTGTTTTCAGTATGATCAAGGTCACTACCGTTGTTGGTTTCATTATTTTAGGTATTATCTTAACCTGTGGTGGTGGTCCAGTAAAGGGTTATATCGGTGGTAAATACTTTCACGCTTTGCCTCTAGTTGGTGACACAGAAGGTGAAAGATTCAAGGGTGTTATGAGTGTCTTTGTCAGTGCCGCCTTTGCCTTTGCAGGTTCGGAATTAGTTGGTCTAGCTGCTGCAGAAACTAAAGACCCTCGTAGAGCTTTGCCAAAGGCCGCAAAACAAACCTTTTGGCGTATTACTCTTTTTTACATGTTATCCTTGTTAATGGTTGGTTTATTAGTTCCATACACTAATCCAAGATTGATTGGTTCATCCTCCGCCGATGCTACAGCCTCTCCATTTGTTTTAGCCATTGAGACCCACGGTATTAAGGGTTTGCCTTCTTTGATTAACGTTGTCATTTTAATATCTGTTCTTTCTGTTGGTAACTCTGCCGTCTTTGGTTGTTCTAGAAGTTTGTGTGCTATGGCTGAACAAGGTTTCATTCCTCACTGGTTCCGTTATATCGACAGAAGTGGTAGACCATTGgttggtattattactaccTGTACCTTTGGTTTATTGTGTTTCTTAGCTGCCTCTCCTAAGGAAGGTTTAGTCTTTGACTGGTTATATGCTATTGCTGGGCTTTCGAGTTTGTTTACCTGGTTTTCTATTATGTTATGTCACATTAGATTCAGAAGAGCTTTGAGTGCACAAAACAGATCTACAGATGAATTATCTTATTTGGCCCCAACAGGCGTATGGGGTTCCTATTATGGGTGTTTTATCATCTTTTTGGTTTTGGTTGCCCAATTCTGGATTGCTGTTTGGCCTACAGGTACTAAGCCAAATGCTAATGATTTCTTCCAACaatatttatctttacCAGTTGTATTATTCATGTATATCGTGCACAAGCTTTGGAGAAGAGACTGGACAATATTCATTAGAGCTAAGGATATCGATATTGACACTGGTAGAAGAGAAACGGACTTGGAGGCTTTGAAAGCTGAACTTGCCGAAGAAAGAGCTATTTTGGCAGCTAAACCAATTTGGTATAGAGTGTATAAGTTCTGGTGTTGAacattttttctatttatttatgtttatatatatatatatatttttgtaatttaatacacttttaataatttataccCAACTGTTTTGGCGTATCTTCTTTTGAAGGAGTTGAtgtcaaatattttttttttttttttggcagGGTTTCGTGGTACGGACTTGGAATGCTGAGATTGGCATGATTGCGCCGCGTATtcatatctttttttaaaaaaaaagaaaaaaaatataatattggAAAGGCGCTTGTATAAATTAGCCGTTTCACCGGAAAATgagggtttttttttttttttttttttatgaataTTCCCAAAGTATCCGAAAAGTCCATAGTCACAATTAAGGATCTTAAAATTAGCCAATGTTTAAAGCTTATGGTACATTATCAACGATGCAACCCAAATTATTACAACACTACGCCttgtataatattttgCAATAGAATTATTAGCTTTCTTGGAAAGTGCCCAAGGAAGAAtggagagaaaaaaaaaaaacaggtataataattttttctttttgtttatttccagtttttattaattaaataatattgtatctttttttatatttcaatatgtattgttatatattaaaaaataaatatatatatacatatatgtTTTAGAATACTATAACAGTGTTTTAATTGGACTAAAAAGGTGCTACccataattaaaaacataatCGCAACCACTTTCAACTAAAAGCTCTTGTTgcaataaattttataaaacttATCTTGATTTTGcatttatttatacaaTTACATGAAATAATTTgaaccaataaaaaaaagtgcatacgaaaaaaaaaaaaaaaaaaaaaaaacaaaagattttctattacataaaataaagtaccaataataaattctAATATACACAAGATGCCGGTATTACCCAGCCCACGAAATACATATACATGCACAAATAAACgcacacacacacacacacacacactcatatatatatatgttattattgcaTAATATACTCATTTTGTCCAATTACTCTCCTTTGTCTAGACCCAGGTCCCTTTGGCATAAACTCATAATCAATTACAATGTCCAAATCTCTGTTGTTTCTGTTGTTTGGAGAACATTTCAATTTACCCTTTAAAATATCGCCAATTTCACATTCCAAATCATctgcaaaataaaaaacagtTTGTTTCCAATGCGTATAAGATGCATGAGCACCAGTGCTAAAGTAAACAGGCGTATTCCCCTTGCGCTTTTCATATGGAAATTCAATATCAAACCAAGCAATAAGCCCATTTATGAAATCTTGTCTTTTAGCTTCCAATTTAAACTCGGATTCAAAAGCCAAATCCTCAATTTTGACTGTATTTAAGTCGAACTCAATTAGTTTACATCTCGTGGTGTTTACTGCGGAGTTTTGTACAGTATCAACCAAAGGCTCCTTTTTAACAAGTGGGATAAATGGAGAATAATCAAAACCATAAACATTTTCCCAGTAGCCtaatttttgttctttgtACTGACTGTCTTCCAAACCTGCAACATGAATAGAACACTTATCTGGGAAGATAAGGCCACCTTCAACCAAGTACTTGTCCCTAGCATATAAAACAGTATCCATCATGCTTTCATACAAAAGGAAATAACCCATCCACTCAGAAACAATTATATCAACCTTTTTGTAAGGCAAAGTAATATCTTCTAATTTGCCACGTATTAAAGTAATCTTATTGGCAAacccatttttttcaactatTACCTTGGCCATCTCGATGATATTACTCATATCAACACCGATAACATGTTTGGCACCAGCTTGAGCGGCAAACATGGACAAAATACCTGTACCACAACCAACATctaaaacaattttatctttaaataaacttttattgCGCATTATAGCATTCTTATAGGACATTGTACGAACTGTATCTTGTAACATTTCTTCATGAATACCATAATGGTCATAGGAAGTGAAATAATGCTGTTCTGTTTGTGATAATTTCGATTTGTCAGTGGCTGACTCGGTAGCAGTTGTCTTGGACATAGTGATAATATTAGAGTAGACTTTTGTTTatactgttttttttcttttatttcttttatatatatatatttataagaAATCAGGTGTTATATTATTCTAACTTTTCAGCCatgttggaaaaaaaataatagcgctataaaagaaaaacaaagaaaaaaattttttaggaaaaaatgcaaaaatgaaaaaatgaaaaattcaaaaaaaaaaaataaaaaaaaaaaaaaagaaaagatgaATAATAACCTGCAACAACGTTAATATCCGAGCATATGTGAAAGTCCGAAACATAAATGGAATTCGTAACTATTTCtctattttatcattttataCAACaagtctttttttcttttttttagaatttcCTTCTAACGCCAACATTGCCCCCCCCCTCCTTCCACCCTTCAATTTTTGGAAACGAGATTTGTGTTAAAATATTTCGGTTTGTAAAATATCTTGATAGAGGTGTGCTTTCTAATGaaacaaatataacaaagctaaaaaagtaaaacaTTTGTCTTTTCTATCTAAAGTCATGTCTAATTCACTAGAGAATACACTATTTCAACTAAAATTCACATCTAAGCAATTGCAGAAACAagcaaataaaacattaaaGGAATCTAACGTacagaagaaaaaattaaccaaAATCTTATCATCCTCCGATGGAGTAGATAATGAAGTAGCCAAGGTTTATGCCAGTAATGTcatcagaaaaaaaaatgaacatTTACAGTTATTAAAACTTTCAAGCAGAATTGATGCGGTAGCTAGTAGAATTTCTACAGCCATAACGATGAATaatgtttcaaaaaatatgtttggTGTTGTTAAAGGTATGGATAGGGCTTTAATGAGTATGAATCTAGAACAGATAACTATGATCATggataaatttgaaaaacaatttgAAGATATGGATGCAAGCGTGGAGGCTTATCAAAGTATcaatgaaaacaataatcCAAGCTCTCTGGTTGATCAAGATGAGGTtgataatttaattaatatgATTCATGATGAAACTGGTTTAACATCTAAAATGGACAGTCTACCCTCTATggctaataaaaaagttggaAAAGTAGCTGAAGAAGCCGAGGAAACAGAAAATACTGAAAAAGAGGATTTATTGgcaaaaagattaaaagcTTTAAGAGGATAATTAGAAGAGAaagataaattaattaaataaataaataaagacaTCCATACACAAGAACCAGagtttttatatatattagtgtttaatttttaaccCCACTTCCCTTTCCTCTTTATATACTATTATACACAATATTatgaatttatttatctttttttttttctgtaaaaaaaaaaaaaaaaaaaaaaaaaaaaaggaaaaaaaaaaaaaaaaaagttttaaggTAATAAACGTTACTAATCATTGCATGGGAACACCTCTGCCTCTACCTGGTGGCATCATACCAGTGATTTGGCCACTGTCATTTTGCTTATTTGTAATGGTCTCGTCAACAGAAAAGATCAAGTTAGCTGCTTCAGTGGCACTTGATAAGGCATTTATTTTAACCAAAGCTGGCTCCCAAACAAACGTATTGAAATTGTCGCCAACACTTTCGCTGGAAAAATCAACACCATACCATTTTTCACCCTTACTATGTGCCATTCTTAAtctatttaaaatatcagtAGCATCAAAACCAGCATTTTCTGAAAGCTGTCTTGGAATAATTTCTAAAGCCTTGGCGTATCCATTAATTATCAATTGTTGTTTACCTGCAATAGTTTTGGAATAATCACGCAAATATTTAGACAATTCCATTTCAATGGCACCACCACCCGCGacaattaatttattttgaactGCCCTTTTAACAATCATAATTGCGTCATGCAAGGACCTCTCTACCTCGGCAATAACCTGCTCAGCGCCTCCTCTTAGCAACAAAGTACAAGTCTTTGCGTTTGGACAACctttaaacaaattataaCGCTCTGAACCAATTTGAACCTCTTCGAAAGTAGAACAAGTACCTAAATGTGTTTGTGGGTCTATATCAGTGGTGGTTGATTGAATGCTTCCACCAACAGCTTTAATTACCCTTTGCATATCATCATCCGATACACGACCAGCACAGAATATATTTCTGTCGGCAAAAAATTGTGTGGCCAAATCACCGATGGGAAGTTTTGACAAAACAATGTTAGCACCAGTGGCttcaatttgttttaacttgtttaaaataatttgccATTCAGCATCAACAATAGCCTGGTATTCTTCGACATTTTCTACTCTGACCTCAGCGTTGTCCTTTTCAGCCTTCAATTCTAACTCAATGTTTAAACTCAATATTTTTGGggctttaaattttttaggTTGTTGTTCAAACCCAGCATAAGAAAAAGTCTTTGGGAAAGCAACACCATCAACAAACAGGGAATCCTCCATAGACCCTCCGGGTATTTTCTTGATACCAATCATTTTCTCATCCATGTCATTCGGATCCAAAGACAGAACGGCATCAACAACCATCTTGATAAAAAAGTCTGCATTGTTAGCGATTAACT encodes:
- the CCT7 gene encoding chaperonin-containing T-complex subunit CCT7 (similar to Saccharomyces cerevisiae YJL111W | CCT7 | Chaperonin Containing TCP-1); translated protein: MSFGNQTPTIVVLKEGTDQSQGRGQIISNINACLAIQETLKPTLGPLGSDILIVNSQGKTTISNDGATILKLLDVVHPAAKTLVDISRAQDSEVGDGTTSVTILASELMKEAKPFLEEGISSHIITKAYRNALNLCIKKINELAVDITASGTENKRNRQSLENCARTAMSSKLIANNADFFIKMVVDAVLSLDPNDMDEKMIGIKKIPGGSMEDSLFVDGVAFPKTFSYAGFEQQPKKFKAPKILSLNIELELKAEKDNAEVRVENVEEYQAIVDAEWQIILNKLKQIEATGANIVLSKLPIGDLATQFFADRNIFCAGRVSDDDMQRVIKAVGGSIQSTTTDIDPQTHLGTCSTFEEVQIGSERYNLFKGCPNAKTCTLLLRGGAEQVIAEVERSLHDAIMIVKRAVQNKLIVAGGGAIEMELSKYLRDYSKTIAGKQQLIINGYAKALEIIPRQLSENAGFDATDILNRLRMAHSKGEKWYGVDFSSESVGDNFNTFVWEPALVKINALSSATEAANLIFSVDETITNKQNDSGQITGMMPPGRGRGVPMQ